In Nocardioides sp. W7, the genomic stretch TCCGCCGTCTTCCAGATCCTTCCGCAGGATGAGCGGCATGCTGATCTACCACGTCGCCACCGCCGCCGACTGGACGGCCGCGCAGGTGACCGGGGAGTACACGACCTCGACGTACGGCGTGACCCTGGCGCAGGAGGGATTCCTGCATTGCAGCCGCGAGGACCAGTGGCGCGGGGTCCTGGCCCGCTACTACGCGGACGTCAGGGAGCCGCTGGTGCTGCTGGTCATCGACACCGACCGGGTCGGAGTGCCGGTCGTCGAGGAGCCTCCGGCACCGGGAGCGGCCGAGACCTACCCGCACGTCTACGGCGCGCTGGGACCGGCTTCGGTCATCGAGGTGCGGCCGCTGGACGACCGGTCGAGGTAGGGCAGCACCACCCGGAAGGTGGTCCCGACGCCGAGCTCGCTGTCCACCTGGATCTCGCCGGCGTGTGCGTCGACGATCTTGCTGACGATCGAGAGCCCCAGCCCGGCGCCCTGGGTGTGCGCGGCGACGGCGCTCGGGGTCCGGTAGAGACGCTCGAAGATCTGCGCCCTCTCGTCCTCGCGCAGGCCGACGCCGGTGTCGGTCACCTCCAGCACCGCGAGTCCCCCGTCGTCGACCACCCGGACCCGCACCTCGCCCCCGGACGAGGTGAACTTGAAGGCGTTGGTGAGCAGGTTCTCGAGGACCTGGACCAGCCGGTAGAAGTCCCCCAGGACCGGGCGTACGTCCTCGACCTCGACGAGAAGGCGCAGCCCGGCCTCCGCCGCGGCCGTGCGCTGATCGGTGACCACGCGGTTGACGAGGGCGACCAGGTCCATCGGCTCGCGCGCGATGTGCAGCCGACCGCCGTCGAGGAAGGCCATCGTGAGCAGGTCGTCGACCAGCCGCATCTCCCGGGCGGCATTGCGCTCGATCACCCCGACCAGGCTCCGCGCGGTCGGGCCGAGCTCGTCGGGACCGAGGTCGGCGAGCAGCTCGGTGTAGCCGACGATCGAGGTCAGTGGCGTGCGCAGCTCGTGGGAGACCGTCGCGATCAGCTCGTCGCGCATCCGGTCGGCCTCCGCCTGCATCCGTCGGCGCTCGGTCAGGTCACGGATG encodes the following:
- a CDS encoding DUF952 domain-containing protein; translation: MLIYHVATAADWTAAQVTGEYTTSTYGVTLAQEGFLHCSREDQWRGVLARYYADVREPLVLLVIDTDRVGVPVVEEPPAPGAAETYPHVYGALGPASVIEVRPLDDRSR
- a CDS encoding ATP-binding protein → MAIAGDDSLFRKLIDAAPDPTVIVDGDAQIVLANRQMLNVFGWSGEELIGGPIEVLVPERFRPEHPSLRGGFMRRPSVRPIGAVEVFALHRDGREIPVEISLSPLETDQGLLVSAAIRDLTERRRMQAEADRMRDELIATVSHELRTPLTSIVGYTELLADLGPDELGPTARSLVGVIERNAAREMRLVDDLLTMAFLDGGRLHIAREPMDLVALVNRVVTDQRTAAAEAGLRLLVEVEDVRPVLGDFYRLVQVLENLLTNAFKFTSSGGEVRVRVVDDGGLAVLEVTDTGVGLREDERAQIFERLYRTPSAVAAHTQGAGLGLSIVSKIVDAHAGEIQVDSELGVGTTFRVVLPYLDRSSSGRTSMTEAGPSAP